One Astyanax mexicanus isolate ESR-SI-001 chromosome 3, AstMex3_surface, whole genome shotgun sequence genomic region harbors:
- the LOC125799301 gene encoding GTPase IMAP family member 9-like, whose protein sequence is MAEPELRLLLVGKTGVGTSSAGNTILGRTMFPSATGFSSQTQNIQKQSAVVENRTVTVMDSPNFYHSALSARDLRVEMERGVKSCSPGLHVLLLTLTPHTFTEQEEDIVTLFKQMFGEEALRYTMILFTHGDNLHGSTVEELIRNNMRLSNLVEQCGGRYHVLNNKDPANRGQVTELLQKIDVMVADNGNQYYTPLLFRSAHSITAYCKRVLLTVLQKPQYLCVIFIIVIAMGGINMQNKRSVDVVTFLRGSLTGLSAAAGGALLGKVWLPTWVKSARQRQKGVKLLGGLCAFTAGVTISYLIGPGGFPLTGLAGLAAVAGANVLKE, encoded by the coding sequence ATGGCTGAACCTGAGCTCCGTCTTCTGTTGGTGGGGAAAACTGGTGTAGGAACGAGTTCAGCTGGAAACACCATTTTAGGCAGAACCATGTTTCCCTCAGCCACTGGCTTCTCCTCTCAAACTCAGAACATCCAGAAACAAAGTGCTGTTGTAGAAAACCGGACAGTGACAGTGATGGACAGTCCAAATTTTTATCACTCAGCACTTTCTGCGAGAGATTTGAGGGTAGAAATGGAGAGAGGTGTGAAAAGCTGTTCTCCTGGACTCCATGTCCTCCTCCTCACTCTCACTCCACACACTTTCACTGAGCAAGAAGAAGATATTGTAACATTGTTTAAGCAGATGTTCGGGGAAGAAGCCCTGAGATACACCATGATTCTCTTTACTCATGGAGATAATCTCCATGGTTCCACAGTTGAGGAACTGATTAGAAACAACATGAGACTCTCAAACCTAGTAGAACAATGTGGAGGGAGATACCATGTGCTCAATAATAAAGACCCAGCTAACAGGGGTCAGGTTACTGAGCTGCTACAGAAGATAGATGTGATGGTAGCTGATAATGGGAACCAGTATTATACACCACTACTGTTCCGCTCTGCCCATTCCATCACAGCATACTGTAAAAGAGTATTACTGACTGTTCTGCAGAAACCACAGTACCTGTGTGTTATCTTTATAATTGTAATAGCAATGGGGGGGATTAACATGCAGAACAAGAGGTCTGTAGATGTTGTGACTTTTCTTCGTGGCAGTCTGACTGGAttatcagcagcagcaggaggagctcTCTTAGGGAAAGTGTGGCTACCGACATGGGTAAAATCAGCAAGACAGCGTCAGAAGGGAGTAAAACTGCTGGGGGGACTTTGTGCTTTTACTGCAGGTGTGACCATAAGCTATTTGATTGGTCCAGGGGGATTTCCTTTAACAGGATTAGCTGGGTTAGCTGCAGTTGCTGGGGCTAATGTCCTAAAAGAATGA
- the LOC103036830 gene encoding GTPase IMAP family member 7-like, with protein MRFLNVLFCSTECWYQKEYTTEPEPKPEPERDPEPEPEGWNSNDDTNQEGLPLREALSPTAEHCEDAPGQMVRSESKDIEIPNLSLRKMVLVGKTGTGKSSSGNTILGRKAFKAATSSASVTQVCRKETGEVAGREILLVDTPGLFDPDLTEEELKGELIKCINMTAPGPHAIILVIQLGPFTREEHRSVEKIRAVFGEEADKYTIILFTHGDELTSDIDEYVTHAHRDLRQVIQQCGGRYHVFDNTRINDRSQVLEFLDKVEEMVVRNGGECYTNSVYQDVERILREKEEELRKHYEKKLEEQKVKLESKFSEEKRKLEDTIKTLKQSGEEKERKIEELQVLDERKNRAMIEYKRYYDEKLTKIRQEAEQTQFPEILLMEMLKRLNSLSI; from the exons ATGCGCTTTCTCAACGTTTTGTTCTGCTCAACTGAGTGCTGGTATCAGAAAGAGTATACTACAGAACCCGAGCCTAAACCCGAGCCTGAGCGTGatcctgaacccgagcctgaag GGTGGAATTCTAATGATGACACTAATCAAGAAGGTCTACCTCTACGAGAGGCCCTATCTCCCACTG CTGAACACTGTGAAGATGCTCCTGGTCAGATGGTGCGCTCGGAAAGCAAAGACATTGAGATTCCAAATT TGTCTCTGAGGAAAATGGTGTTGGTGGGGAAGACTGGCACAGGAAAGAGCTCTTCTGGAAACACCATCCTTGGCCGAAAAGCTTTTAAAGCTGCCACAAGCAGCGCCTCCGTCACACAAGTGTGCAGGAAGGAGACTGGAGAGGTGGCTGGGAGGGAAATTTTACTGGTGGACACTCCAGGTCTGTTTGATCCAGATCTCACTGAAGAAGAACTGAAAGGGGAGCTCATTAAGTGCATTAACATGACGGCTCCAGGACCCCACGCCATCATTCTGGTCATACAACTCGGACCCTTCACCAGAGAGGAGCATCGGTCTGTGGAGAAGATTAGAGCTGTCTTTGGAGAAGAAGCAGACAAATACACCATCATCCTCTTCACTCACGGAGATGAACTGACCAGTGATATTGATGAGTATGTTACACATGCACATAGAGACCTCCGTCAGGTCATCCAGCAGTGTGGAGGGAGGTACCACGTCTTTGACAACACCAGAATAAACGATCGCTCACAGGTTCTAGAGTTCTTAGACAAAGTGGAGGAGATGGTGGTCCGTAATGGGGGCGAGTGCTACACTAACAGTGTGTATCAGGATGTTGAGAGAATTCTcagagaaaaggaagaagaattACGGAAACATTACGAAAAGAAACTGGAAGAGCAGAAAGTGAAGCTGGAATCCAAGTTCagtgaggaaaagagaaaacTAGAAGATACAATTAAAACTCTGAAACAATctggagaggaaaaagagaggaaaattgAAGAGCTACAGGTTTTAGATGAACGGAAGAACAGGGCTATGATTGAGTATAAAAGGTATTATGATGAGAAGCTCACAAAAATCAGACAAGAGGCAGAACAAACACAGTTTCCAGAGATTTTATTGATGGAAATGTTAAAGAGATTAAACAGTCTCAGTATCTGA
- the LOC111188857 gene encoding GTPase IMAP family member 8-like, whose translation MAQSKEKSQPCLSVVLLGGAEAGKSASGNTILGRSAFATEKSSTRADFQKESEIIDGVRVDVYDTPALFTSEAKSDISSTLLKMFCHVDLSGPFIFLLVINIDSYTEKERKNVEDIEKRLGNWCLNTWILFTREDVLKRRGTTAEKWIEEKEELKELVLKFQNRCHVFDNKQQNKDQVQKLIAAVKKAPLSMPSEMKKVPRKMCKGPDNPNERRIVLLGKTGVGKSAAGNTILGEKRFKSKFSSASVTGHSEMEEAVVEGRRVRVVDTPGLFDTSFSPEVVAKEIARSVYLSSPGPHAFLYVQPINIRFTQQEEEVVDKLEQIFGEEMRKYTIILFTHGDQLEGESVEKLIRENKSLSRLIDQCGGYHVFNNKDLENRQQVTDLLEKIDRMVERNGGSCYTNEMFEDAEKMGFTDFLKKNWLRFLIGGVCGIIGFFSQQLYLILLVLLVIFCAYCCPF comes from the exons ATGGCTCAGAGTAAAGAGAAGTCACAGCCATGTCTGAGTGTCGTGTTGCTTGGAGGAGCAGAAGCTGGGAAAAGTGCTTCAGGAAACACTATCCTTGGCCGATCAGCTTTCGCTACCGAGAAAAGTTCTACGAGAGCAGATTTTCAGAAGGAGAGCGAGATCATTGATGGGGTCAGAGTAGATGTATATGATACACCAGCACTCTTTACCTCTGAAGCAAAGTCAGATATTTCTTCTACATTATTGAAAATGTTCTGTCATGTAGATCTGTCAGGTCCCTTCATATTCCTGCTGGTAATTAATATTGACAGTTACactgaaaaagagaggaaaaatgtTGAAGATATTGAGAAACGCTTGGGCAATTGGTGCTTGAACACCTGGATCCTCTTCACCAGAGAAGATGTGCTAAAGCGCAGGGGAACAACAGCAGAAAAATGgatagaagaaaaagaagaactgAAAGAACTAGTACTGAAATTCCAGAACCGTTGTCATGTCTTCGACAATAAACAACAGAATAAGGATCAAGTGCAAAAACTAATTGCAGCTGTAAAGAAAGCTCCACTTTCTATGC cttCGGAGATGAAAAAAGTTCCACGGAAAATGTGTAAAGGACCAGATAATCCTAACGAGAGACGAATTGTTCTGCTGGGGAAGACCGGAGTAGGGAAGAGTGCTGCAGGAAACACCATCCTTGGAGAGAAGAGGTTCAAATCTAAGTTCAGTTCTGCCTCTGTAACAGGACATTCAGAGATGGAGGAGGCAGTGGTAGAAGGGAGGAGAGTGCGTGTGGTGGATACTCCAGGATTATTTGATACAAGCTTCTCTCCAGAGGTAGTGGCTAAAGAGATAGCAAGGAGTGTTTATCTGTCCAGTCCAGGACCTCACGCCTTCCTTTATGTTCAGCCCATTAATATCAGATTCACACAGCAGGAGGAGGAAGTGGTTGATAAATTAGAGCAGATATTTGgagaagagatgagaaaataCACCATCATTCTCTTCACTCACGGAGATCAGCTAGAGGGAGAAAGTGTGGAGAAACTGATTAGAGAAAACAAGTCTCTCAGCAGGCTGATAGATCAGTGTGGAGGGTATcatgtgtttaataataaagatCTGGAGAACAGACAGCAGGTCACTGATCTATtggagaagatagacagaatgGTGGAGAGGAATGGAGGCAGCTGTTACACCAATGAGATGTTTGAGGATGCAGAGAAAATGGGGTTTACAGACTTCCTGAAGAAAAACTGGCTCCGTTTCCTAATTGGAGGAGTATGTGGGattattggatttttttctcaACAGTTATATTTAATTCTGCTTGTTTTACTTGTTATTTTCTGTGCTTACTGTTGTCCATTTTAG